Proteins co-encoded in one Uloborus diversus isolate 005 chromosome 9, Udiv.v.3.1, whole genome shotgun sequence genomic window:
- the LOC129229617 gene encoding uncharacterized protein LOC129229617 produces MISAMPAVAVRRGRKRSKTFGRFGIPQSHHSSSSSLSGRNQQGGARPGVSTISGRHAAFRRRVRVDSDLERQRRRFLVYMGTLFLITGLLLVFIGVGAAVPTAQTVGLLLIGVGAVFCVIKVFCSEAHMTDVPQKAAAVVVRTDDVEAAPEESTPLADISEFTELNAEAASAPQLDGTTPGSNGYSNTLTPTSPPNSIPETQVLIANDSGGKY; encoded by the coding sequence ATGATTTCCGCCATGCCCGCAGTCGCCGTCCGGCGCGGCCGCAAAAGAAGTAAAACGTTCGGCCGCTTCGGTATTCCCCAAAGCCACCACTCGAGCAGCTCCTCCCTTTCCGGCCGCAACCAGCAGGGCGGCGCCCGGCCGGGCGTCTCCACCATCAGCGGGCGTCACGCCGCGTTCCGGCGCCGCGTGCGTGTCGACAGCGACCTGGAGCGGCAGCGGCGCCGCTTCCTCGTCTACATGGGCACGCTCTTCCTCATCACCGGGCTCCTGCTCGTGTTCATCGGCGTGGGCGCGGCCGTGCCCACCGCGCAGACGGTCGGCCTTCTGCTCATCGGCGTGGGCGCCGTCTTCTGCGTCATCAAAGTGTTCTGCTCGGAGGCCCACATGACGGACGTTCCGCAGAAAGCGGCCGCCGTCGTGGTTCGCACGGACGACGTGGAAGCGGCACCGGAGGAGTCGACGCCGCTCGCCGACATCTCCGAGTTCACGGAGCTAAACGCCGAAGCGGCGTCGGCGCCGCAACTGGACGGAACCACGCCGGGCAGCAACGGATACTCCAACACCTTGACGCCGACCAGTCCTCCCAACAGCATACCAGAAACGCAAGTACTCATTGCCAACGATTCGGGAGGGAAATACTAA